The nucleotide window GCAAAGCTCGAACAGGCGCCGTAAATACCCATAAACGGCGCGCCCAGGCGCAGGGCGCTGAAATTAGCAGTGATGATCTGGTTCAATAGATCCCCGGCTATAAATAAATCTATCTGCTCATTGGTCAGGGCCGCTTTTTCCACCGCCAGTTCCACTGCGGTACCCATCAGCTTTCGCTCTGCCTTCTCAAAACTTTTCTCCCCCAAAATCATGTCGGGGAAAACCTTGTCAAAGTACGAACCAACCGGTCCCTGCCCCTCCTTCGGCCCGGCTACTGTGCCATATCCAGTGATTGTCGGCTTGCCAGTAAACATCAACGTTTGTTTGCCTAGTTTGGATACCATTAAACCGTCTCCCTAAATTAACGCTGAAATCAAGCCGATGATAAACGCAGCAACAACACCGAAGACAATCACCGAACCTGCCAGGATAAACATCTTACTGCCGACACCCAGGACATACCCCTCCCGTTTAAACTCCAGGGCCGCGCTGACCATGGAGTTGGCAAAGCCGGTGACCGGCACCGCAGTCCCTGCGCCTGCAAAGCGAGCTATCCTGTCAAACACGCCAAGCGCGGTCAATAGGCCGCCGAGAAAAATCATCGTTGTAATTGTCGGGTCGCCCGCCCGGTCCGGGGAAAAGTTAAAGTAATTAATATAAATATTCTGTATGAACTGTCCCAAAACACAGATCCCCCCGCCAACGACAAAGGATAGCGCTAAATTTCGGGGCAAATTCGGTTTCGGCATCTTCTGATTCAATACATTCTGATAGGAGTTTTGGTCAGATAATAACTTGTTCATCGGCTCACCTCAAAAAATAGTTTTCACCCGCGCAAACAAAATATTCACCCCCCCACAAAGGGGGGGAATGATTAATTCTTGACCTCAAAAGCAGCCTTAACATTAGCCTTATAACTGAGAATCCGGCCATTTTCCACTTTGGCAGTCAGGTTTACCAACTCAACTCCGCTAATCCCGTCAATCGTGGCTGATGCCTTGTGCACTGCATCATCCACAGCATCCTGCCAACTACTGCCAGACTCCCCCACCAGCTCAATAACCTTAAACACTGTCAATAGCGATTCCCTCCTTTTTTTGGTCAGGTTTAGTATTTCCCCAACCAAAAATAAAAAACACCCTGGAATCATCCCCAGGATGCTTTGATTTTAGATAAAACCTGGCGTTCAATACGGGAAACATGTCCTTGCGATATACCTAGTTTTTGGGCAACCTGTGCCTGGGATAATTCGGAGAAATAACGCAGAGTGATAACCTGCCGTTCCCGCGTCTCCAACCTGCTAATTGCGTCCTTGAGGGCAATCCGGAAGTCATCCATGGAAACTGTGGCTGTAACCGCATCCAAAGAGGCAGGAGATTCGACAGCGGTTTCGGCGGCTGCCACCTCCTCAGTGCTCAAACGCAGTTCCCGTGCAACTTCGGCAACGGTGGGTTCACGTCCCAAATCTTGCTCCAATTGTCGGCGGCACTTTTTCACCTGTCCGGAAATTCGCAGCAAATCCCGGCTAACCTTAACCGGATTATTCGCCCGCAAATACATTTTGATTTCGCCAATGATTTTC belongs to Bacillota bacterium and includes:
- a CDS encoding sigma-70 family RNA polymerase sigma factor is translated as MRKLDGELLPHLEQNELRQLLSRAQAGDSVAREQVLRHNLLLVKNILPRFAGAELQEDLFQVGAIGLLKAIDDFDLDRNLMFSTYAVPKIIGEIKMYLRANNPVKVSRDLLRISGQVKKCRRQLEQDLGREPTVAEVARELRLSTEEVAAAETAVESPASLDAVTATVSMDDFRIALKDAISRLETRERQVITLRYFSELSQAQVAQKLGISQGHVSRIERQVLSKIKASWG
- the spoVAC gene encoding stage V sporulation protein AC — translated: MNKLLSDQNSYQNVLNQKMPKPNLPRNLALSFVVGGGICVLGQFIQNIYINYFNFSPDRAGDPTITTMIFLGGLLTALGVFDRIARFAGAGTAVPVTGFANSMVSAALEFKREGYVLGVGSKMFILAGSVIVFGVVAAFIIGLISALI
- a CDS encoding dodecin domain-containing protein, whose translation is MTVFKVIELVGESGSSWQDAVDDAVHKASATIDGISGVELVNLTAKVENGRILSYKANVKAAFEVKN